Below is a genomic region from Gemmatimonadaceae bacterium.
TCAGCAGCCATTCGGCGGCGCGCGTGGCTCGGGTACGAACGACAAGGCGGGCTCCAAGCTCAACCTGGTGCGGTGGATCAGCGCCCGGTCGGTCAAGGAGACGTTCTCGCCGCCGCTCGACTACAAGTATCCGTTCATGGCGGAGGAGTAGCTCGAATCGTATTGTAGGCGGCATGGGGATGACCGCCGCCAGTTCAAGGACATTGACGGCCGACGTGCACGCTCGGAGCTCCGAGCGCCGCGTCGGCCGTCTTGGCATCGCTCGCGCTGGTGTTCGCGTTCGCGGTGGTCGAGAATACGGTCGGCGCGGGGCATCGCACGCACTCATGACGACATTTTAAGAATGCTCATTATCGATCAGAATACCGTCGAGCGCCTCCTGCCGATGCCCGCGTGCATCGAGCTGATGCGCGACACGCTCGCCGCTCTGGCGCGCGGCGACGCGGTGCTTCCGCTCCGCACGGTGCTCAAAATTCCCGACGGCGCGTTCGCGGTGATGCCCGCCTACCTCGGCACACCGCCGACGATCGGCGCCAAGATCATCACCGTGTTTCCGCGCAATCACGGCACGGCGTTCGACTCGCATCAGGGCGCCGTGCTCCTGTTCGATTCGGACAACGGCAGCCTCGTCGCGGTCATGGACGCGACGTCGGTGACGACCATTCGCACCGCCGCGGTCTCGGGCGTGGCGACCCAGGTTCTCGCACGCGACGATGCCTCATCGCTCGCGATCCTCGGCGCCGGCGTGCAGGGACATTCGCACCTCGAGGCCATGTGCGCTGTGCGTTCGATCAAGACCCTCCACGTGTGGAGTCGAAGTTCCGAGCACGCGCGGCGGCTTGCCGACGTCGGCCGCGAGCGCTTTCAGCTCGATTCACACGTCATGAGCATGGCCGAGGACGCGGTGCGCGGCGCCGACATCGTCTGCACCACCACGTCGTCGAGCGAGCCGGTCCTCCACGGCGA
It encodes:
- a CDS encoding ornithine cyclodeaminase family protein — its product is MLIIDQNTVERLLPMPACIELMRDTLAALARGDAVLPLRTVLKIPDGAFAVMPAYLGTPPTIGAKIITVFPRNHGTAFDSHQGAVLLFDSDNGSLVAVMDATSVTTIRTAAVSGVATQVLARDDASSLAILGAGVQGHSHLEAMCAVRSIKTLHVWSRSSEHARRLADVGRERFQLDSHVMSMAEDAVRGADIVCTTTSSSEPVLHGDWLAPGAHINAVGASQPHAREVDTRAVVRSRLYTDRRESALKEPGDVIVPLHEGAITPEHIVGEVGEVVIGRVVGRRNADEITMFKSLGLAIEDLASAAHVYAEARRQGAGVDVELGGARSAAH